The proteins below are encoded in one region of Homo sapiens chromosome 8, GRCh38.p14 Primary Assembly:
- the RECQL4 gene encoding ATP-dependent DNA helicase Q4 isoform X2, translated as MERLRDVRERLQAWERAFRRQRGRRPSQDDVEAAPEETRALYREYRTLKRTTGQAGGGLRSSESLPAAAEEAPEPRCWGPHLNRAATKSPQSTPGRSRQGSVPDYGQRLKANLKGTLQAGPALGRRPWPLGRASSKASTPKPPGTGPVPSFAEKVSDEPPQLPEPQPRPGRLQHLQASLSQRLGSLDPGWLQRCHSEVPDFLGAPKACRPDLGSEESQLLIPGESAVLGPGAGSQGPEASAFQEVSIRVGSPQPSSSGGEKRRWNEEPWESPAQVQQESSQAGPPSEGAGAVAVEEDPPGEPVQAQPPQPCSSPSNPRYHGLSPSSQARAGKAEGTAPLHIFPRLARHDRGNYVRLNMKQKHYVRGRALRSRLLRKQAWKQKWRKKGECFGGGGATVTTKESCFLNEQFDHWAAQCPRPASEEDTDAVGPEPLVPSPQPVPEVPSLDPTVLPLYSLGPSGQLAETPAEVFQALEQLGHQAFRPGQERAVMRILSGISTLLVLPTGAGKSLCYQLPALLYSRRSPCLTLVVSPLLSLMDDQVSGLPPCLKAACIHSGMTRKQRESVLQKIRAAQVHVLMLTPEALVGAGGLPPAAQLPPVAFACIDEAHCLSQWSHNFRPCYLRVCKVLRERMGVHCFLGLTATATRRTASDVAQHLAVAEEPDLHGPAPVPTNLHLSVSMDRDTDQALLTLLQGKRFQNLDSIIIYCNRREDTERIAALLRTCLHAAWVPGSGGRAPKTTAEAYHAGMCSRERRRGEDLRELRRHVHADSTDFLAVKRLVQRVFPACTCTCTRPPSEQEGAVGGERPVPKYPPQEAEQLSHQAAPGPRRVCMGHERALPIQLTVQALDMPEEGEEPGVSHRGVEGLSPRPLSPALPPAIETLLCYLELHPHHWLELLATTYTHCRLNCPGGPAQLQALAHRCPPLAVCLAQQLPEDPGQGSSSVEFDMVKLVDSMGWELASVRRALCQLQWDHEPRTGVRRGTGVLVEFSELAFHLRSPGDLTAEEKDQICDFLYGRVQARERQALARLRRTFQAFHSVAFPSCGPCLEQQDEERSTRLKDLLGRYFEEEEGQEPGGMEDAQGPEPGQARLQDWEDQVRCDIRQFLSLRPEEKFSSRAVARIFHGIGSPCYPAQVYGQDRRFWRKYLHLSFHALVGLATEELLQVAR; from the exons ATGGAGCGGCTGCGGGACGTGCGGGAGCGGCTGCAGGCGTGGGAGCGCGCGTTCCGACGGCAGCGCGGGCGGCGACCGAGCCAG GACGACGTGGAGGCGGCGCCGGAGGAGACCCGCG CGCTCTACCGGGAATACCGCACTCTGAAGCGTACCACGGGCCAGGCCGGCGGCGGGCTCCGCAGCTCCGAGTCGCTCCCCGCGGCGGCCGAAGAG GCGCCAGAGCCCCGCTGCTGGGGGCCCCATCTGAATCGGGCTGCGACCAAGAGTCCACAGTCTACGCCAGGGCGGAGCCGCCAGGGCTCGGTGCCGGACTACGGGCAGCGGCTCAAGGCCAATCTGAAAGGCACCCTGCAG GCCGGACCAGCCCTGGGCCGCAGACCGTGGCCTCTAGGAAGAGCCTCATCTAAGGCATCCACCCCAAAGCCCCCAGGTACAGGGCCTGTCCCCTCCTTTGCAGAAAAAGTCAGTGATGAGCCTCCACAGCTCCCTGAGCCCCAGCCAAGGCCAGGCCGGCTCCAGCATCTGCAGGCATCCCTGAGCCAGCGGCTGGGCTCCCTAGATCCTGGCTGGTTACAGCGATGTCACAGTGAGGTCCCAGATTTTCTGGGGGCCCCCAAAGCCTGCAGGCCTGATCTAGGCTCAGAGGAATCACAACTTCTGATCCCTGGTGAGTCGGCTGTCCTTGGTCCTGGTGCTGGCTCCCAGGGCCCAGAggcttcagccttccaagaagtCAGCATCCGTGTGGGGAGCCCCCAGCCCAGCAGCAGTGGAGGCGAGAAGCGGAGATGGAACGAGGAGCCCTGGGAGAGCCCCGCACAGGTCCAGCAGGAGAGCAGCCAAGCTGGACCCCCATCGGAGGGGGCTGGGGCTGTAGCAGTTGAGGAAGACCCTCCAGGGGAACCTGTACAGGCACAGCCACCTCAGCCCTGCAGCAGCCCATCGAACCCCAGGTACCACGGACTCAGCCCCTCCAGTCAAGCTAGGGCTGGGAAGGCTGAGGGCACAGCCCCCCTGCACATCTTCCCTCGGCTGGCCCGCCATGACAGGGGCAATTACGTACGGCTCAACATGAAGCAGAAACACTACGTGCGGGGCCGGGCACTCCGTAGCAGGCTCCTCCGCAAGCAG GCATGGAAGCAGAAGTGGCGGAAGAAAGGGGAGTgttttgggggtggtggtgccACAGTCACAACCAAGGAGTCTTGTTTCCTGAACGAGCAGTTCGATCACTGGGCAGCCCAGTGTCCCCGGCCAG caAGTGAGGAAGACACAGATGCTGTTGGGCCTGAGCCACTGGTTCCTTCACCACAACCTGTACCTGAGGTGCCCAGCCTGGACCCCACCGTGCTGCCACTCTACTCCCTGGGGCCCTCAGGGCAGTTGGCAG AGACGCCGGCTGAGGTGTTCCAGGCCCTGGAGCAGCTGGGGCACCAAGCCTTTCGCCCTGGGCAGGAGCGTGCAGTCATGCGGATCCTGTCTG GCATCTCCACGCTGCTGGTGCTGCCTACAGGTGCCGGCAAGTCCCTGTGCTACCAGCTCCCAGCGCTGCTCTACAGCCGGCGCAGCCCCTGCCTCACGTTGGTCGTCTCTCCCCTGCTGTCACTCATGGATGACCAG GTGTCTGGCCTGCCACCGTGTCTCAAGGCGGCCTGCATACACTCGGGCATGACCAGGAAGCAACGGGAATCTGTCCTGCAGAAG ATTCGGGCAGCCCAGGTACACGTGCTGATGCTGACACCTGAGGCACTGGTGGGGGCGGGAGGCCTCCCTCCAGCCGCACAGCTGCCTCCAGTTGCTTTTGCCTGCATTGATGAGGCCCACTGCCTCTCCCAGTGGTCCCACAACTTCCGGCCCTGCTACCTGCGCGTCTGCAAG GTGCTTCGGGAGCGCATGGGCGTGCACTGCTTCCTGGGCctcacagccacagccacacgCCGCACTGCCAGTGACGTGGCACAGCACCTGGCTGTGGCTGAAGAGCCTGACCTCCACGGGCCAGCCCCAGTTCCCACCAACCTGCACCTTTCCGTGTCCATGGACAGGGACACAGACCAG GCACTGTTGACGCTGCTGCAAGGCAAACGTTTTCAAAACCTCGATTCCATTATCATTTACTGCAACCGGCGCGAGGACACAGAGCGGATCGCTGCGCTCCTCCGAACCTGCCTGCACGCAGCCTGGGTCCCAGGGTCTGGAG GTCGTGCCCCCAAAACCACAGCCGAGGCCTACCACGCGGGCATGTGCAGCCGGGAACGGCGGCGG GGCGAAGACCTGCGAGAGCTGCGCAGACATGTGCACGCCGACAGCACGGACTTCCTGGCTGTGAAGAGGCTGGTACAGCGCGTGTTCCCAGCCTGCACCTGCACCTGCACCAGGCCGCCCTCGGAGCAGGAAGGGGCCGTGGGTGGGGAGAGGCCTGTGCCCAAGTACCCCCCTCAAGAGGCTGAGCAGCTTAGCCACCAAGCAGCCCCAGGACCCAGAAGGGTCTGCATGGGCCATGAGCGGGCACTCCCAATACAGCTTACCGTACAGGCTTTGGACATGCCGGAGGAGGGTGAGGAACCTGGGGTAAGCCACAGGGGTGTGGAGGGGCTGTCCCCGCGTCCGCTGAGCCCTGCTCTGCCCCCAGCCATCGAGACTTTGCTGTGCTACCTGGAGCTGCACCCACACCACTGGCTGGAGCTGCTGGCGACCACCTATACCCATTGCCGTCTGAACTGCCCTGGGGGCCCTGCCCAGCTCCAGGCCCTGGCCCACAG GTGTCCCCCTTTGGCTGTGTGCTTGGCCCAGCAGCTGCCTGAGGACCCAGGGCAAGGCAGCAGCTCCGTGGAGTTTGACATGGTCAAGCTGGTGGACTCCATGGGCTGGGAGCTGGCCTCTGTGCGGCGGGCTCTCTGCCAGCTGCAGTGGGACCACGAGCCCAGGACAG GTGTGCGGCGTGGGACAGGGGTGCTTGTGGAGTTCAGTGAGCTGGCCTTCCACCTTCGCAGCCCGGGGGACTTGACCGCTGAGGAGAAGGACCAGATATGTGACTTCCTCTATGGCCGTGTGCAGGCCCGGGAGCGCCAGGCCCTGGCCCGTCTGCGCAGAACCTTCCAGGCCTTTCACAG CGTAGCCTTCCCCAGCTGCGGGCCCTGCCTGGAGCAGCAGGATGAGGAGCGCAGCACCAGGCTCAAGGACCTGCTCGGCCGCTACtttgaggaagaggaagggcagGAGCCGGGAGGCATGGAGGACGCACAGGGCCCCGAGCCAGGGCAGGCCAGA CTCCAGGATTGGGAGGACCAGGTCCGCTGCGACATCCGCCAGTTCCTGTCCCTGAGGCCAGAGGAGAAGTTCTCCAGCAGGGCTGTGGCCCGCATCTTCCACGGCATCG GAAGCCCCTGCTACCCGGCCCAGGTGTACGGGCAGGACCGACGCTTCTGGAGAAAATACCTGCACCTGAGCTTCCATGCCCTGGTGGGCCTGGCCACGGAAGAGCTCCTGCAGGTGGCCCGCTGA
- the RECQL4 gene encoding ATP-dependent DNA helicase Q4 isoform 3 (isoform 3 is encoded by transcript variant 3) codes for MERLRDVRERLQAWERAFRRQRGRRPSQDDVEAAPEETRALYREYRTLKRTTGQAGGGLRSSESLPAAAEEAPEPRCWGPHLNRAATKSPQSTPGRSRQGSVPDYGQRLKANLKGTLQAGPALGRRPWPLGRASSKASTPKPPGTGPVPSFAEKVSDEPPQLPEPQPRPGRLQHLQASLSQRLGSLDPGWLQRCHSEVPDFLGAPKACRPDLGSEESQLLIPGESAVLGPGAGSQGPEASAFQEVSIRVGSPQPSSSGGEKRRWNEEPWESPAQVQQESSQAGPPSEGAGAVAVEEDPPGEPVQAQPPQPCSSPSNPRYHGLSPSSQARAGKAEGTAPLHIFPRLARHDRGNYVRLNMKQKHYVRGRALRSRLLRKQAWKQKWRKKGECFGGGGATVTTKESCFLNEQFDHWAAQCPRPASEEDTDAVGPEPLVPSPQPVPEVPSLDPTVLPLYSLGPSGQLAETPAEVFQALEQLGHQAFRPGQERAVMRILSGISTLLVLPTGAGKSLCYQLPALLYSRRSPCLTLVVSPLLSLMDDQVSGLPPCLKAACIHSGMTRKQRESVLQKIRAAQVHVLMLTPEALVGAGGLPPAAQLPPVAFACIDEAHCLSQWSHNFRPCYLRVCKVLRERMGVHCFLGLTATATRRTASDVAQHLAVAEEPDLHGPAPVPTNLHLSVSMDRDTDQALLTLLQGKRFQNLDSIIIYCNRREDTERIAALLRTCLHAAWVPGSGGRAPKTTAEAYHAGMCSRERRRGEDLRELRRHVHADSTDFLAVKRLVQRVFPACTCTCTRPPSEQEGAVGGERPVPKYPPQEAEQLSHQAAPGPRRVCMGHERALPIQLTVQALDMPEEAIETLLCYLELHPHHWLELLATTYTHCRLNCPGGPAQLQALAHRCPPLAVCLAQQLPEDPGQGSSSVEFDMVKLVDSMGWELASVRRALCQLQWDHEPRTGVRRGTGVLVEFSELAFHLRSPGDLTAEEKDQICDFLYGRVQARERQALARLRRTFQAFHSVAFPSCGPCLEQQDEERSTRLKDLLGRYFEEEEGQEPGGMEDAQGPEPGQARLQDWEDQVRCDIRQFLSLRPEEKFSSRAVARIFHGIGSPCYPAQVYGQDRRFWRKYLHLSFHALVGLATEELLQVAR; via the exons ATGGAGCGGCTGCGGGACGTGCGGGAGCGGCTGCAGGCGTGGGAGCGCGCGTTCCGACGGCAGCGCGGGCGGCGACCGAGCCAG GACGACGTGGAGGCGGCGCCGGAGGAGACCCGCG CGCTCTACCGGGAATACCGCACTCTGAAGCGTACCACGGGCCAGGCCGGCGGCGGGCTCCGCAGCTCCGAGTCGCTCCCCGCGGCGGCCGAAGAG GCGCCAGAGCCCCGCTGCTGGGGGCCCCATCTGAATCGGGCTGCGACCAAGAGTCCACAGTCTACGCCAGGGCGGAGCCGCCAGGGCTCGGTGCCGGACTACGGGCAGCGGCTCAAGGCCAATCTGAAAGGCACCCTGCAG GCCGGACCAGCCCTGGGCCGCAGACCGTGGCCTCTAGGAAGAGCCTCATCTAAGGCATCCACCCCAAAGCCCCCAGGTACAGGGCCTGTCCCCTCCTTTGCAGAAAAAGTCAGTGATGAGCCTCCACAGCTCCCTGAGCCCCAGCCAAGGCCAGGCCGGCTCCAGCATCTGCAGGCATCCCTGAGCCAGCGGCTGGGCTCCCTAGATCCTGGCTGGTTACAGCGATGTCACAGTGAGGTCCCAGATTTTCTGGGGGCCCCCAAAGCCTGCAGGCCTGATCTAGGCTCAGAGGAATCACAACTTCTGATCCCTGGTGAGTCGGCTGTCCTTGGTCCTGGTGCTGGCTCCCAGGGCCCAGAggcttcagccttccaagaagtCAGCATCCGTGTGGGGAGCCCCCAGCCCAGCAGCAGTGGAGGCGAGAAGCGGAGATGGAACGAGGAGCCCTGGGAGAGCCCCGCACAGGTCCAGCAGGAGAGCAGCCAAGCTGGACCCCCATCGGAGGGGGCTGGGGCTGTAGCAGTTGAGGAAGACCCTCCAGGGGAACCTGTACAGGCACAGCCACCTCAGCCCTGCAGCAGCCCATCGAACCCCAGGTACCACGGACTCAGCCCCTCCAGTCAAGCTAGGGCTGGGAAGGCTGAGGGCACAGCCCCCCTGCACATCTTCCCTCGGCTGGCCCGCCATGACAGGGGCAATTACGTACGGCTCAACATGAAGCAGAAACACTACGTGCGGGGCCGGGCACTCCGTAGCAGGCTCCTCCGCAAGCAG GCATGGAAGCAGAAGTGGCGGAAGAAAGGGGAGTgttttgggggtggtggtgccACAGTCACAACCAAGGAGTCTTGTTTCCTGAACGAGCAGTTCGATCACTGGGCAGCCCAGTGTCCCCGGCCAG caAGTGAGGAAGACACAGATGCTGTTGGGCCTGAGCCACTGGTTCCTTCACCACAACCTGTACCTGAGGTGCCCAGCCTGGACCCCACCGTGCTGCCACTCTACTCCCTGGGGCCCTCAGGGCAGTTGGCAG AGACGCCGGCTGAGGTGTTCCAGGCCCTGGAGCAGCTGGGGCACCAAGCCTTTCGCCCTGGGCAGGAGCGTGCAGTCATGCGGATCCTGTCTG GCATCTCCACGCTGCTGGTGCTGCCTACAGGTGCCGGCAAGTCCCTGTGCTACCAGCTCCCAGCGCTGCTCTACAGCCGGCGCAGCCCCTGCCTCACGTTGGTCGTCTCTCCCCTGCTGTCACTCATGGATGACCAG GTGTCTGGCCTGCCACCGTGTCTCAAGGCGGCCTGCATACACTCGGGCATGACCAGGAAGCAACGGGAATCTGTCCTGCAGAAG ATTCGGGCAGCCCAGGTACACGTGCTGATGCTGACACCTGAGGCACTGGTGGGGGCGGGAGGCCTCCCTCCAGCCGCACAGCTGCCTCCAGTTGCTTTTGCCTGCATTGATGAGGCCCACTGCCTCTCCCAGTGGTCCCACAACTTCCGGCCCTGCTACCTGCGCGTCTGCAAG GTGCTTCGGGAGCGCATGGGCGTGCACTGCTTCCTGGGCctcacagccacagccacacgCCGCACTGCCAGTGACGTGGCACAGCACCTGGCTGTGGCTGAAGAGCCTGACCTCCACGGGCCAGCCCCAGTTCCCACCAACCTGCACCTTTCCGTGTCCATGGACAGGGACACAGACCAG GCACTGTTGACGCTGCTGCAAGGCAAACGTTTTCAAAACCTCGATTCCATTATCATTTACTGCAACCGGCGCGAGGACACAGAGCGGATCGCTGCGCTCCTCCGAACCTGCCTGCACGCAGCCTGGGTCCCAGGGTCTGGAG GTCGTGCCCCCAAAACCACAGCCGAGGCCTACCACGCGGGCATGTGCAGCCGGGAACGGCGGCGG GGCGAAGACCTGCGAGAGCTGCGCAGACATGTGCACGCCGACAGCACGGACTTCCTGGCTGTGAAGAGGCTGGTACAGCGCGTGTTCCCAGCCTGCACCTGCACCTGCACCAGGCCGCCCTCGGAGCAGGAAGGGGCCGTGGGTGGGGAGAGGCCTGTGCCCAAGTACCCCCCTCAAGAGGCTGAGCAGCTTAGCCACCAAGCAGCCCCAGGACCCAGAAGGGTCTGCATGGGCCATGAGCGGGCACTCCCAATACAGCTTACCGTACAGGCTTTGGACATGCCGGAGGAGG CCATCGAGACTTTGCTGTGCTACCTGGAGCTGCACCCACACCACTGGCTGGAGCTGCTGGCGACCACCTATACCCATTGCCGTCTGAACTGCCCTGGGGGCCCTGCCCAGCTCCAGGCCCTGGCCCACAG GTGTCCCCCTTTGGCTGTGTGCTTGGCCCAGCAGCTGCCTGAGGACCCAGGGCAAGGCAGCAGCTCCGTGGAGTTTGACATGGTCAAGCTGGTGGACTCCATGGGCTGGGAGCTGGCCTCTGTGCGGCGGGCTCTCTGCCAGCTGCAGTGGGACCACGAGCCCAGGACAG GTGTGCGGCGTGGGACAGGGGTGCTTGTGGAGTTCAGTGAGCTGGCCTTCCACCTTCGCAGCCCGGGGGACTTGACCGCTGAGGAGAAGGACCAGATATGTGACTTCCTCTATGGCCGTGTGCAGGCCCGGGAGCGCCAGGCCCTGGCCCGTCTGCGCAGAACCTTCCAGGCCTTTCACAG CGTAGCCTTCCCCAGCTGCGGGCCCTGCCTGGAGCAGCAGGATGAGGAGCGCAGCACCAGGCTCAAGGACCTGCTCGGCCGCTACtttgaggaagaggaagggcagGAGCCGGGAGGCATGGAGGACGCACAGGGCCCCGAGCCAGGGCAGGCCAGA CTCCAGGATTGGGAGGACCAGGTCCGCTGCGACATCCGCCAGTTCCTGTCCCTGAGGCCAGAGGAGAAGTTCTCCAGCAGGGCTGTGGCCCGCATCTTCCACGGCATCG GAAGCCCCTGCTACCCGGCCCAGGTGTACGGGCAGGACCGACGCTTCTGGAGAAAATACCTGCACCTGAGCTTCCATGCCCTGGTGGGCCTGGCCACGGAAGAGCTCCTGCAGGTGGCCCGCTGA
- the RECQL4 gene encoding ATP-dependent DNA helicase Q4 isoform 1 (isoform 1 is encoded by transcript variant 1), translating to MERLRDVRERLQAWERAFRRQRGRRPSQDDVEAAPEETRALYREYRTLKRTTGQAGGGLRSSESLPAAAEEAPEPRCWGPHLNRAATKSPQSTPGRSRQGSVPDYGQRLKANLKGTLQAGPALGRRPWPLGRASSKASTPKPPGTGPVPSFAEKVSDEPPQLPEPQPRPGRLQHLQASLSQRLGSLDPGWLQRCHSEVPDFLGAPKACRPDLGSEESQLLIPGESAVLGPGAGSQGPEASAFQEVSIRVGSPQPSSSGGEKRRWNEEPWESPAQVQQESSQAGPPSEGAGAVAVEEDPPGEPVQAQPPQPCSSPSNPRYHGLSPSSQARAGKAEGTAPLHIFPRLARHDRGNYVRLNMKQKHYVRGRALRSRLLRKQAWKQKWRKKGECFGGGGATVTTKESCFLNEQFDHWAAQCPRPASEEDTDAVGPEPLVPSPQPVPEVPSLDPTVLPLYSLGPSGQLAETPAEVFQALEQLGHQAFRPGQERAVMRILSGISTLLVLPTGAGKSLCYQLPALLYSRRSPCLTLVVSPLLSLMDDQVSGLPPCLKAACIHSGMTRKQRESVLQKIRAAQVHVLMLTPEALVGAGGLPPAAQLPPVAFACIDEAHCLSQWSHNFRPCYLRVCKVLRERMGVHCFLGLTATATRRTASDVAQHLAVAEEPDLHGPAPVPTNLHLSVSMDRDTDQALLTLLQGKRFQNLDSIIIYCNRREDTERIAALLRTCLHAAWVPGSGGRAPKTTAEAYHAGMCSRERRRVQRAFMQGQLRVVVATVAFGMGLDRPDVRAVLHLGLPPSFESYVQAVGRAGRDGQPAHCHLFLQPQGEDLRELRRHVHADSTDFLAVKRLVQRVFPACTCTCTRPPSEQEGAVGGERPVPKYPPQEAEQLSHQAAPGPRRVCMGHERALPIQLTVQALDMPEEAIETLLCYLELHPHHWLELLATTYTHCRLNCPGGPAQLQALAHRCPPLAVCLAQQLPEDPGQGSSSVEFDMVKLVDSMGWELASVRRALCQLQWDHEPRTGVRRGTGVLVEFSELAFHLRSPGDLTAEEKDQICDFLYGRVQARERQALARLRRTFQAFHSVAFPSCGPCLEQQDEERSTRLKDLLGRYFEEEEGQEPGGMEDAQGPEPGQARLQDWEDQVRCDIRQFLSLRPEEKFSSRAVARIFHGIGSPCYPAQVYGQDRRFWRKYLHLSFHALVGLATEELLQVAR from the exons ATGGAGCGGCTGCGGGACGTGCGGGAGCGGCTGCAGGCGTGGGAGCGCGCGTTCCGACGGCAGCGCGGGCGGCGACCGAGCCAG GACGACGTGGAGGCGGCGCCGGAGGAGACCCGCG CGCTCTACCGGGAATACCGCACTCTGAAGCGTACCACGGGCCAGGCCGGCGGCGGGCTCCGCAGCTCCGAGTCGCTCCCCGCGGCGGCCGAAGAG GCGCCAGAGCCCCGCTGCTGGGGGCCCCATCTGAATCGGGCTGCGACCAAGAGTCCACAGTCTACGCCAGGGCGGAGCCGCCAGGGCTCGGTGCCGGACTACGGGCAGCGGCTCAAGGCCAATCTGAAAGGCACCCTGCAG GCCGGACCAGCCCTGGGCCGCAGACCGTGGCCTCTAGGAAGAGCCTCATCTAAGGCATCCACCCCAAAGCCCCCAGGTACAGGGCCTGTCCCCTCCTTTGCAGAAAAAGTCAGTGATGAGCCTCCACAGCTCCCTGAGCCCCAGCCAAGGCCAGGCCGGCTCCAGCATCTGCAGGCATCCCTGAGCCAGCGGCTGGGCTCCCTAGATCCTGGCTGGTTACAGCGATGTCACAGTGAGGTCCCAGATTTTCTGGGGGCCCCCAAAGCCTGCAGGCCTGATCTAGGCTCAGAGGAATCACAACTTCTGATCCCTGGTGAGTCGGCTGTCCTTGGTCCTGGTGCTGGCTCCCAGGGCCCAGAggcttcagccttccaagaagtCAGCATCCGTGTGGGGAGCCCCCAGCCCAGCAGCAGTGGAGGCGAGAAGCGGAGATGGAACGAGGAGCCCTGGGAGAGCCCCGCACAGGTCCAGCAGGAGAGCAGCCAAGCTGGACCCCCATCGGAGGGGGCTGGGGCTGTAGCAGTTGAGGAAGACCCTCCAGGGGAACCTGTACAGGCACAGCCACCTCAGCCCTGCAGCAGCCCATCGAACCCCAGGTACCACGGACTCAGCCCCTCCAGTCAAGCTAGGGCTGGGAAGGCTGAGGGCACAGCCCCCCTGCACATCTTCCCTCGGCTGGCCCGCCATGACAGGGGCAATTACGTACGGCTCAACATGAAGCAGAAACACTACGTGCGGGGCCGGGCACTCCGTAGCAGGCTCCTCCGCAAGCAG GCATGGAAGCAGAAGTGGCGGAAGAAAGGGGAGTgttttgggggtggtggtgccACAGTCACAACCAAGGAGTCTTGTTTCCTGAACGAGCAGTTCGATCACTGGGCAGCCCAGTGTCCCCGGCCAG caAGTGAGGAAGACACAGATGCTGTTGGGCCTGAGCCACTGGTTCCTTCACCACAACCTGTACCTGAGGTGCCCAGCCTGGACCCCACCGTGCTGCCACTCTACTCCCTGGGGCCCTCAGGGCAGTTGGCAG AGACGCCGGCTGAGGTGTTCCAGGCCCTGGAGCAGCTGGGGCACCAAGCCTTTCGCCCTGGGCAGGAGCGTGCAGTCATGCGGATCCTGTCTG GCATCTCCACGCTGCTGGTGCTGCCTACAGGTGCCGGCAAGTCCCTGTGCTACCAGCTCCCAGCGCTGCTCTACAGCCGGCGCAGCCCCTGCCTCACGTTGGTCGTCTCTCCCCTGCTGTCACTCATGGATGACCAG GTGTCTGGCCTGCCACCGTGTCTCAAGGCGGCCTGCATACACTCGGGCATGACCAGGAAGCAACGGGAATCTGTCCTGCAGAAG ATTCGGGCAGCCCAGGTACACGTGCTGATGCTGACACCTGAGGCACTGGTGGGGGCGGGAGGCCTCCCTCCAGCCGCACAGCTGCCTCCAGTTGCTTTTGCCTGCATTGATGAGGCCCACTGCCTCTCCCAGTGGTCCCACAACTTCCGGCCCTGCTACCTGCGCGTCTGCAAG GTGCTTCGGGAGCGCATGGGCGTGCACTGCTTCCTGGGCctcacagccacagccacacgCCGCACTGCCAGTGACGTGGCACAGCACCTGGCTGTGGCTGAAGAGCCTGACCTCCACGGGCCAGCCCCAGTTCCCACCAACCTGCACCTTTCCGTGTCCATGGACAGGGACACAGACCAG GCACTGTTGACGCTGCTGCAAGGCAAACGTTTTCAAAACCTCGATTCCATTATCATTTACTGCAACCGGCGCGAGGACACAGAGCGGATCGCTGCGCTCCTCCGAACCTGCCTGCACGCAGCCTGGGTCCCAGGGTCTGGAG GTCGTGCCCCCAAAACCACAGCCGAGGCCTACCACGCGGGCATGTGCAGCCGGGAACGGCGGCGGGTACAGCGAGCCTTCATGCAGGGCCAGTTGCGGGTGGTGGTGGCCACGGTGGCCTTTGGGATGGGGCTGGACCGGCCAGATGTGCGGGCTGTGCTGCATCTGGGGCTGCCCCCAAGCTTCGAGAGCTACGTGCAGGCCGTGGGCCGGGCCGGGCGTGACGGGCAGCCTGCCCACTGCCACCTCTTCCTGCAGCCCCAG GGCGAAGACCTGCGAGAGCTGCGCAGACATGTGCACGCCGACAGCACGGACTTCCTGGCTGTGAAGAGGCTGGTACAGCGCGTGTTCCCAGCCTGCACCTGCACCTGCACCAGGCCGCCCTCGGAGCAGGAAGGGGCCGTGGGTGGGGAGAGGCCTGTGCCCAAGTACCCCCCTCAAGAGGCTGAGCAGCTTAGCCACCAAGCAGCCCCAGGACCCAGAAGGGTCTGCATGGGCCATGAGCGGGCACTCCCAATACAGCTTACCGTACAGGCTTTGGACATGCCGGAGGAGG CCATCGAGACTTTGCTGTGCTACCTGGAGCTGCACCCACACCACTGGCTGGAGCTGCTGGCGACCACCTATACCCATTGCCGTCTGAACTGCCCTGGGGGCCCTGCCCAGCTCCAGGCCCTGGCCCACAG GTGTCCCCCTTTGGCTGTGTGCTTGGCCCAGCAGCTGCCTGAGGACCCAGGGCAAGGCAGCAGCTCCGTGGAGTTTGACATGGTCAAGCTGGTGGACTCCATGGGCTGGGAGCTGGCCTCTGTGCGGCGGGCTCTCTGCCAGCTGCAGTGGGACCACGAGCCCAGGACAG GTGTGCGGCGTGGGACAGGGGTGCTTGTGGAGTTCAGTGAGCTGGCCTTCCACCTTCGCAGCCCGGGGGACTTGACCGCTGAGGAGAAGGACCAGATATGTGACTTCCTCTATGGCCGTGTGCAGGCCCGGGAGCGCCAGGCCCTGGCCCGTCTGCGCAGAACCTTCCAGGCCTTTCACAG CGTAGCCTTCCCCAGCTGCGGGCCCTGCCTGGAGCAGCAGGATGAGGAGCGCAGCACCAGGCTCAAGGACCTGCTCGGCCGCTACtttgaggaagaggaagggcagGAGCCGGGAGGCATGGAGGACGCACAGGGCCCCGAGCCAGGGCAGGCCAGA CTCCAGGATTGGGAGGACCAGGTCCGCTGCGACATCCGCCAGTTCCTGTCCCTGAGGCCAGAGGAGAAGTTCTCCAGCAGGGCTGTGGCCCGCATCTTCCACGGCATCG GAAGCCCCTGCTACCCGGCCCAGGTGTACGGGCAGGACCGACGCTTCTGGAGAAAATACCTGCACCTGAGCTTCCATGCCCTGGTGGGCCTGGCCACGGAAGAGCTCCTGCAGGTGGCCCGCTGA